In Fretibacterium sp. OH1220_COT-178, the sequence ACGTTTTCATCCGGTTCAAAAGCGGTCATCCTAGCATCCGGATACAGCATCTTGAAGTAGGCGGCGCTTACCCCTACATTAGCCCCGCAGTCGTAAACGACGGGACAAGAGTGGGCACAACGAAAAAAATAAGAGCTGTTCCTGAATATATCCACGTATTGCCAGAAAAAGCTGGGAGCGTCGGGCACATCAAAGACGAGACCCTTAAACTGTACGTTCGACAGCGGACGGTGACGCTCCCGCCGCGCACATGCAGAATAAAGCCGCAGAAACTCCCTGCCCTCCGCCGTCGCCAGATACCCCAAACGTCTCCATATTTTTGCAAACATCGTTCACTCACCTGACATGGCGTTTCAGCACGCAATTTGTCATTTCCTCTTCTCCGCCACGACGCGCACCTGTGTCCAGGTCGTCTCCCATCTTGCGTACAGCCGGCAGCACAGATCGAAAAAACGGCGTCCGCCACAAGCCAGCAGACGATAATGGGGAGGCTACTTGTGACGGTACGGCTTCGACTCCAGAACATGAAAACCGGCTCGGGTAATGCTTCTTCATTCAAGCCCATCCTCTCGAGAGCGCTTCCAAAGATAGATCACTTAGCTCCCTCCGCCCCCATCAGAAGACGGCAAAGCTTGCGCAGGGCACGAACCCATAAGGGCGGAGGCAGCATTCTGTTCAGCGCACGTCCGACCGCTCGCAGGATCTCCCCATCAACCTGAACACGAACCTTTTTCAGCGGTTCATGAGCACCTGCCAGCTCTCCATTGAAAAGGGCTCCTCTCGAATCCGGGGCACTACAGTGAACTCCCGTTCCGTCAAAACCGATGTTCTCCAGCAGGGATTTCGAGGGATACAGGCCCTTTCGGTCCAGAAGAAAATTCGTCGCGTACCAGCGTATCGCCCAGGAGTCGACCTTCCCCAGTGCCTGCTGTTTCAAAAGCCGCGTATAAGGATAATGGCCACCCAGATCAAATTTGAAGGACGAATTTTCGGAACGGATGCGCGCCAGCAACCGCGAGCCGTCCGGCTCAAAATCCCGCCAGGCCCGGCTCCAAGTCCCCCATCCCCAACACCCCAGGGAGGGCAGAAAATAGCTCTGCGGCAAAGAGGGAAGGCCCAGCGGATAGATATGCCCCTGAATCGTGGCAACATCCGCATCGTCCCGGTAAAGGTCCAACCCCTCATTCATGTGATCGAGGAAGTGCGGGACCGTCACCATATCGTCCTCCAGCACGATGACCTCACCGTACTCCTCCACGACCTGAGTGACCCCGGAAATTACCGAGGCGGCAAGCCCTTGATTTTCAAACCTTTTAATCACCTCGATGGAGGCAAAGCCCTCTATGGAATCGACGTACCGCCGAACCGCCTCCACCGCGGGCCGAGCCAGGTCATTCTTGGCCCCATCGGAGAAGACAAACAAACGGCTTTGTGGCGCCAGGCGATTCGCGAGCAAGGCCTCGACCGTTTTGCGCGTGTGCTCGGGACGGTTGTAGACAAAGAGGACTACCGGCGCAAGAGAGTCCTTCAGCTTGACCATCTCCCAATATAGAGAGTTAACGGCAAATTCCCGACTAAATACCCAAACAACCACTATGTCAAGAAACCTAGCTCATTAAGACAAAACTTTCCTTTGAGCTATTTAATGCCTGGCAAAGACATCGAGACAGCAACATAGTTAGAGTACTGAAAATTATCCATGACTGGATAATAGCATCTTCGACAAAGTCCCTTCGGCATGAGCTTACAAACTATGAAGCCTCTGGATTCAAACAGTCTATAAAGAGACCGCAAAGAGGTCATCGAATCGATACCGGCCCCCCCATATTCGAACTGAATCAGATCGATGAAATCTGGGCGCAGAAAACCTCCCAGCCCCTCCAAGACCTTCAATTCATGCCCTTCAACGTCCACTTTCAGCAAATGGATATGTTTGATCCCATGAGACTTGATGTAACTCTCAAGCGTGATTGTTTTTACCTCCAAAAAAGAATTCGCATCAACCCCACACGAGGCAGGATCTCTTCGATAAAAAGAGGCCAAAGTATTCTGCGGGTCCGCAAACCAAAGTGACCGAGTTTCCTCCTCATCGGAAACAGCAGCTTCATTGATGTGCACCGTTTTGTTGTCGATAAAGACATCACGCAACTCAGCAGCGCAACTTGGCAACGGCTCAAAAAGATGTCCTTCTGCATCGGGAAACTGCTTCAAAAGCATTTGGGAGTATTTCCCCATATTAGCGCCAACATCAAAAAAAATAAAAGGTTCCTTTTGTTCCTCAAACGGTAAATGCGACAGAAAATACCCTTCTCCGTTACTCTCAAAATTACAGTCGTTAAGGTTTTCGGCCCATGCATACAAGCGCCAAGCCACTTTTTTTAAAAAAGAACGCAGGGGAAATTTTCCAAGCATATATTTTCAGCCCTTTTACTTATAATTTATTTTCAACAAATTGATCTCTTGTCGTTTTTAAGGACCACCAATCCTCAAAAACAAAAGCGCCTAGTCTCTTCTCCGGGGCATAGGGCGACATACAAAACCGACCAGAAATTTCAAAAGCAAACGCTGGAGCCCGTGAGGGTTCCACAAGCATTTCTCTTTGAAACAAATAAGCGCGGAGCCTTACTTGGTAAACTCCATTATTCAGCATTGATGTCGGCAACCGTACACTTACTTGACAAAGACCTTCCAAAACAGGCAATTCGCCTTCGGTTCCCATTTGATCCGTCTGATAACTGTACCAAAGCAGAGTTCCGTTTTCGTCATAAAGGGCGTAGCCGACCTCCAACGCCGGATCCGGTATTTCCGCCACTCCCTCGATCTCCACCCAGACCTTGTCCTTGCGTTCGACGGCTCCCGAAACCGCCTTTCCGTCCTCCCCATAGAGCCCGAAGCGCAGCGGCTTGAACCAGGGGTTCTCGAAAAGGTCGCCCGGGTTCCTCCACTCGGCGACCTCAGTGGCTTCCCTGGAGACGTTCAGGTATTCCCGCACCCCCGCGGAGACATCCGGCGTGTCGAGCGCCACCCGGCCCCGGTCCAGACACACCACCCGGTTGCAGAGCTGGGAGACGGCACTCATGTTGTGGCTCACGAACAGGATCGTTCGGCCCTGCTTGTGGCTCACCTCGTCCATCTTGCCCATGCACTTCTTCTGAAACTCCGCGTCCCCCACCGCGAGGACCTCGTCGATCATCAGGATCTCCGTGTCCAGGTGAGCGGCCACGGCGAAGGCCAGGCGCACGTACATCCCGCTGGAGTAGCGCTTGACGGGCGTGTCCAGAAACTTCTCCACCCCCGCGAAGTCCACGATGGCGTCGAAATTCCTTCGGATCTCCGCCTTGCTCATCCCGAGGATGGCGCCGTTCAGATAGATGTTCTCGCGACCGGTCAGCTCGGGATGAAAGCCCGTCCCCACCTCCAGCAGGCTCGCGACGCGCCCTTTCAGGGACACGCGTCCGGTCGTGGGCTCCGTGATGCGGCTCAGGATCTTGAGCAACGTCGACTTTCCCGCCCCGTTGCGCCCGATGATCCCGACGCGCTCCCCCTCCTTCACGTCGAAGGAGAGGTCCGACAAGGCCCAGAACTCCTCCAGGGCGGGGTTCCCCCCTCCTGTTCCCCCGGAAAAAGGATGGCGAATGCGCCGTCCCAGCCCCTTGACCCGATCGACCAGGACATCGCGCAGCGCGATATAACGCTGGGGCGACCTATGCGCCAGCAGATACTTCTTTCCCAATCCCTCGATCTTGATGACCGTGTTCGACATAGGCAATCGTTCCCCTCACCTCAGATAAAATCCGCGAAGAAACGCTCGGTGCGGCGGAAGAACCAGACCCCGCTGACGAACGCGGCGACGGAGACCACCGTCGAGATCAGGAAACCCGGCAGGTAGATCGAGCCCGCCGTCCCCTGGACGCACCACCGAAATCCATCGATCACGCCGACCGTCGGATTGAGGCTGTAGAGCAACCGCCAGCGGTCCGGCACCACGGAGCTGGAGAAACCGACGGGCGAAACGTAAAGGCCGAACTGC encodes:
- a CDS encoding glycosyltransferase translates to MVKLKDSLAPVVLFVYNRPEHTRKTVEALLANRLAPQSRLFVFSDGAKNDLARPAVEAVRRYVDSIEGFASIEVIKRFENQGLAASVISGVTQVVEEYGEVIVLEDDMVTVPHFLDHMNEGLDLYRDDADVATIQGHIYPLGLPSLPQSYFLPSLGCWGWGTWSRAWRDFEPDGSRLLARIRSENSSFKFDLGGHYPYTRLLKQQALGKVDSWAIRWYATNFLLDRKGLYPSKSLLENIGFDGTGVHCSAPDSRGALFNGELAGAHEPLKKVRVQVDGEILRAVGRALNRMLPPPLWVRALRKLCRLLMGAEGAK
- a CDS encoding FkbM family methyltransferase, producing the protein MLGKFPLRSFLKKVAWRLYAWAENLNDCNFESNGEGYFLSHLPFEEQKEPFIFFDVGANMGKYSQMLLKQFPDAEGHLFEPLPSCAAELRDVFIDNKTVHINEAAVSDEEETRSLWFADPQNTLASFYRRDPASCGVDANSFLEVKTITLESYIKSHGIKHIHLLKVDVEGHELKVLEGLGGFLRPDFIDLIQFEYGGAGIDSMTSLRSLYRLFESRGFIVCKLMPKGLCRRCYYPVMDNFQYSNYVAVSMSLPGIK
- a CDS encoding ABC transporter ATP-binding protein; the protein is MSNTVIKIEGLGKKYLLAHRSPQRYIALRDVLVDRVKGLGRRIRHPFSGGTGGGNPALEEFWALSDLSFDVKEGERVGIIGRNGAGKSTLLKILSRITEPTTGRVSLKGRVASLLEVGTGFHPELTGRENIYLNGAILGMSKAEIRRNFDAIVDFAGVEKFLDTPVKRYSSGMYVRLAFAVAAHLDTEILMIDEVLAVGDAEFQKKCMGKMDEVSHKQGRTILFVSHNMSAVSQLCNRVVCLDRGRVALDTPDVSAGVREYLNVSREATEVAEWRNPGDLFENPWFKPLRFGLYGEDGKAVSGAVERKDKVWVEIEGVAEIPDPALEVGYALYDENGTLLWYSYQTDQMGTEGELPVLEGLCQVSVRLPTSMLNNGVYQVRLRAYLFQREMLVEPSRAPAFAFEISGRFCMSPYAPEKRLGAFVFEDWWSLKTTRDQFVENKL